The DNA segment TATGTCGGATGAGGATTATAGAAAATTGCAAAGCCTTTTGAATAAATCGCCTCATGCAGGAGCTTTAATTATATGAAAAAAGAAAAGTTTGAAGAATTGCTAGAAAGTGTGCGTCAAGGCGGAGCTATCTTAAAAGGTAAAAGAAAACCTTCTCGAAGCTTTAATCTTAAAAACCCAAACGTTAAACATATTCGAGGAGGTTTAGGTTTATCGCAAGATCAATTTGCTCAACTAATTGGGATTAACGTAGGTACACTTAGAAATTGGGAGCAAGGACGCCGATTCCCAAAAGGTCCCGCAAGAGTATTGCTTGGGATTGTCGCTGTACATCCGGATGCCTTAGTAG comes from the Deltaproteobacteria bacterium genome and includes:
- a CDS encoding helix-turn-helix domain-containing protein; translated protein: MKKEKFEELLESVRQGGAILKGKRKPSRSFNLKNPNVKHIRGGLGLSQDQFAQLIGINVGTLRNWEQGRRFPKGPARVLLGIVAVHPDALVDVVGITVKPKSKKLYSKLVA